One region of Zingiber officinale cultivar Zhangliang chromosome 7B, Zo_v1.1, whole genome shotgun sequence genomic DNA includes:
- the LOC122006049 gene encoding uncharacterized protein LOC122006049 isoform X2: MALFQQLPSTLHPGVPHLAPSSLPLWFSAPGKARNGCFPRAAAAAGASGESETTPCRRILLPLPLSETLRRHSVLVVHLAASAACLIGFCARPCALASVILSPPTALAAPALEAWKSKTYALTVPLKIVSLRGSLPPSWIKDFIQAQGRRLKLSIEYRGGFESIFSDLAEVSDKGHLQPKSAMAADIIAIGDSWLNFAIAKDLIVPIKHIEEQDWFKTLSDKWKVHLCRNDKGELDPNGCIWGAPYRWGTMVIAYKKNKFRKHNLKPIEDWSDLWRDELAGKISMVDSSREVIGAVLKYMGASYNTKDIEKQASGGRKEVLRCLRVLQRQVRVFDSVNYLKAFSVGDVWVAVGWSSDVIPVAKRMSNVAVIVPKSGSSMWADLWVIPSATRFKTDQIGGRVRGPSPLIHQWIEFCLQIARALPFHQEVIPGASPFAIEHFPGPRESIKGRPKLDTNLVDGAPTPEILAKCEFLEPLSEKAREDFEWLISSMDKPGRSWVTTMQNFSSALQFLEKVKKKKVSREKGN; this comes from the exons ATGGCTCTCTTCCAGCAGCTCCCTTCCACTCTCCACCCCGGCGTTCCACATCTCGCACCTTCATCTCTCCCCCTCTGGTTCAGTGCTCCGGGGAAGGCAAGGAATGGCTGCTTTCCGCGAGCCGCCGCTGCCGCAGGCGCGTCGGGTGAATCTGAGACCACTCCGTGCCGACGTATTCTTCTGCCACTTCCTCTCTCCGAGACCCTTAGGAGGCACTCGGTGCTGGTCGTCCACCTTGCCGCTTCCGCTGCCTGCCTCATCGGCTTCTGTGCTCGCCCATGTGCACTTGCTTCGGTCATATTGTCTCCTCCTACTGCCCTCGCCGCGCCTG CATTGGAGGCTTGGAAATCGAAGACATATGCTTTGACTGTACCCTTAAAAATCGTGTCTCTCCGAGGATCCCTACCGCCTTCATGGATTAAG GATTTCATTCAAGCCCAAGGAAGGAGATTGAAACTGAGTATTGAGTACCGTGGAGGTTTTGAATCAATCTTTTCTGATTTGGCAGAAGTTTCAGATAAAGGTCATTTACAGCCAAAGTCGGCTATGGCAGCTGACATCATTGCCATTGGTGACTCTTGGCTGAATTTTGCCATCGCCAAGGATTTAATTGTGCCCATTAAACACATAGAAGAGCAAGATTGGTTTAAAACTTTAAGTGACAAGTGGAAG GTTCATTTATGCAGGAATGATAAAGGGGAGTTGGATCCTAATGGTTGTATATGGGGAGCACCATATCGTTGGGGAACTATGGTTATAGCATACAAGAAAAACAAATTTAGAAAGCACAATTTAAAGCCAATTGAG GATTGGAGTGATTTATGGAGAGATGAGCTTGCTGGGAAGATTTCAATGGTAGATTCTTCTAGGGAGGTCATTGGTGCAGTATTGAAATATATGGGGGCTTCATACAACACCAAAGACATTGAAAAACAAGCTTCTGGAGGGAGGAAAGAAGTGCTTCGTTGCTTAAGAGTGCTTCAGAGGCAG GTTCGGGTGTTTGACAGTGTTAACTACCTGAAGGCCTTTAGTGTTGGAGATGTCTGGGTTGCCGTTGGATGGAGCAGTGATGTTATTCCTGTTGCGAAGCGAATGTCCAACGTTGCGGTGATTGTTCCAAAGTCGGGTAGTAGTATGTGGGCAGATCTGTGG GTTATACCTTCGGCTACAAGATTCAAAACCGACCAAATTGGCGGAAGAGTCAGAGGCCCATCCCCACTCATCCATCAGTGGATAGAGTTCTGCTTGCAGATTGCTAGAGCACTGCCATTTCATCAGGAAGTCATTCCAGGAGCTTCTCCCTTCGCCATTGAACATTTTCCAGGACCTCGAGAATCCATAAAAGGGAGGCCTAAACTTGACACAAATCTTGTCGATGGAGCACCAACACCTGAAATACTAGCCAAATGCGAGTTTTTAGAACCATTATCTGAGAAGGCAAGAGAAGATTTTGAATGGTTGATTTCAAGCATGGATAAACCAGGTCGCAGTTGGGTTACTACCATGCAAAATTTCAGCTCTGCCTTACAATTCCTGGAGAAGGTAAAGAAGAAAAAAGTTTCCAGGGAAAAGGGAAATTGA
- the LOC122006049 gene encoding uncharacterized protein LOC122006049 isoform X1, whose amino-acid sequence MALFQQLPSTLHPGVPHLAPSSLPLWFSAPGKARNGCFPRAAAAAGASGESETTPCRRILLPLPLSETLRRHSVLVVHLAASAACLIGFCARPCALASVILSPPTALAAPVHEMGNPDTVVENTTDDEELLAALEAWKSKTYALTVPLKIVSLRGSLPPSWIKDFIQAQGRRLKLSIEYRGGFESIFSDLAEVSDKGHLQPKSAMAADIIAIGDSWLNFAIAKDLIVPIKHIEEQDWFKTLSDKWKVHLCRNDKGELDPNGCIWGAPYRWGTMVIAYKKNKFRKHNLKPIEDWSDLWRDELAGKISMVDSSREVIGAVLKYMGASYNTKDIEKQASGGRKEVLRCLRVLQRQVRVFDSVNYLKAFSVGDVWVAVGWSSDVIPVAKRMSNVAVIVPKSGSSMWADLWVIPSATRFKTDQIGGRVRGPSPLIHQWIEFCLQIARALPFHQEVIPGASPFAIEHFPGPRESIKGRPKLDTNLVDGAPTPEILAKCEFLEPLSEKAREDFEWLISSMDKPGRSWVTTMQNFSSALQFLEKVKKKKVSREKGN is encoded by the exons ATGGCTCTCTTCCAGCAGCTCCCTTCCACTCTCCACCCCGGCGTTCCACATCTCGCACCTTCATCTCTCCCCCTCTGGTTCAGTGCTCCGGGGAAGGCAAGGAATGGCTGCTTTCCGCGAGCCGCCGCTGCCGCAGGCGCGTCGGGTGAATCTGAGACCACTCCGTGCCGACGTATTCTTCTGCCACTTCCTCTCTCCGAGACCCTTAGGAGGCACTCGGTGCTGGTCGTCCACCTTGCCGCTTCCGCTGCCTGCCTCATCGGCTTCTGTGCTCGCCCATGTGCACTTGCTTCGGTCATATTGTCTCCTCCTACTGCCCTCGCCGCGCCTG TGCATGAAATGGGGAACCCTGACACGGTCGTAGAAAATACAACTGATGATGAGGAGTTGTTGGCAGCATTGGAGGCTTGGAAATCGAAGACATATGCTTTGACTGTACCCTTAAAAATCGTGTCTCTCCGAGGATCCCTACCGCCTTCATGGATTAAG GATTTCATTCAAGCCCAAGGAAGGAGATTGAAACTGAGTATTGAGTACCGTGGAGGTTTTGAATCAATCTTTTCTGATTTGGCAGAAGTTTCAGATAAAGGTCATTTACAGCCAAAGTCGGCTATGGCAGCTGACATCATTGCCATTGGTGACTCTTGGCTGAATTTTGCCATCGCCAAGGATTTAATTGTGCCCATTAAACACATAGAAGAGCAAGATTGGTTTAAAACTTTAAGTGACAAGTGGAAG GTTCATTTATGCAGGAATGATAAAGGGGAGTTGGATCCTAATGGTTGTATATGGGGAGCACCATATCGTTGGGGAACTATGGTTATAGCATACAAGAAAAACAAATTTAGAAAGCACAATTTAAAGCCAATTGAG GATTGGAGTGATTTATGGAGAGATGAGCTTGCTGGGAAGATTTCAATGGTAGATTCTTCTAGGGAGGTCATTGGTGCAGTATTGAAATATATGGGGGCTTCATACAACACCAAAGACATTGAAAAACAAGCTTCTGGAGGGAGGAAAGAAGTGCTTCGTTGCTTAAGAGTGCTTCAGAGGCAG GTTCGGGTGTTTGACAGTGTTAACTACCTGAAGGCCTTTAGTGTTGGAGATGTCTGGGTTGCCGTTGGATGGAGCAGTGATGTTATTCCTGTTGCGAAGCGAATGTCCAACGTTGCGGTGATTGTTCCAAAGTCGGGTAGTAGTATGTGGGCAGATCTGTGG GTTATACCTTCGGCTACAAGATTCAAAACCGACCAAATTGGCGGAAGAGTCAGAGGCCCATCCCCACTCATCCATCAGTGGATAGAGTTCTGCTTGCAGATTGCTAGAGCACTGCCATTTCATCAGGAAGTCATTCCAGGAGCTTCTCCCTTCGCCATTGAACATTTTCCAGGACCTCGAGAATCCATAAAAGGGAGGCCTAAACTTGACACAAATCTTGTCGATGGAGCACCAACACCTGAAATACTAGCCAAATGCGAGTTTTTAGAACCATTATCTGAGAAGGCAAGAGAAGATTTTGAATGGTTGATTTCAAGCATGGATAAACCAGGTCGCAGTTGGGTTACTACCATGCAAAATTTCAGCTCTGCCTTACAATTCCTGGAGAAGGTAAAGAAGAAAAAAGTTTCCAGGGAAAAGGGAAATTGA